In a genomic window of Virgibacillus sp. SK37:
- a CDS encoding RimK family alpha-L-glutamate ligase has product MQTKTAPTLNGFLEEAASQNISLTLIIREEMTMGLINNQRTILVREKPIRLPDFAVVRTIDTMVQLQLEACGILCCNSSTVSHICNDKALSHHHIANLGIPMVDTIFPQNKNLPEKSPLPFPCVVKEVSGRGGKQVYFIQNQEEWDKVSKMTTNNHIIQSCNVQLGKDLRVFVVGNNIIGAVLRQSNNDFRANYKLGGTASLFHLSNEQVSMVQHIVDNFDFDMVGIDFLFDKRGDLLFNEIEDVVGSRILSAVTDLNIVKTYISHIQEKLKKRNPTI; this is encoded by the coding sequence ATGCAAACCAAAACAGCTCCTACATTAAATGGTTTTTTGGAAGAAGCAGCTAGCCAAAATATTTCCCTTACCCTCATTATAAGAGAAGAAATGACGATGGGATTAATTAATAACCAACGAACAATTTTAGTTAGAGAAAAACCGATCCGTCTTCCTGACTTTGCAGTTGTTCGAACAATAGATACAATGGTTCAACTACAACTAGAAGCTTGTGGGATTCTTTGTTGTAATTCTTCTACTGTTTCTCATATTTGTAATGACAAAGCCTTATCCCATCATCACATTGCAAATCTAGGCATCCCAATGGTGGATACTATTTTTCCACAAAATAAAAACTTACCAGAAAAATCCCCCTTGCCTTTTCCTTGTGTGGTGAAGGAAGTTTCAGGTAGAGGAGGAAAACAAGTATATTTTATCCAAAATCAAGAAGAATGGGACAAGGTTTCCAAAATGACTACTAATAATCATATAATACAGTCTTGTAATGTGCAGCTAGGAAAGGATCTGCGTGTATTTGTAGTAGGAAACAATATTATCGGGGCAGTTCTAAGACAAAGCAACAACGACTTTCGTGCAAACTATAAGCTTGGTGGTACAGCATCCCTTTTCCATCTAAGCAATGAACAAGTTTCTATGGTTCAACATATAGTTGATAATTTTGATTTTGATATGGTAGGAATTGATTTTTTATTTGATAAAAGAGGAGACCTTCTCTTTAATGAGATAGAGGATGTGGTGGGTTCAAGGATTTTAAGTGCTGTAACAGATTTAAACATAGTTAAAACGTATATTTCCCATATCCAGGAGAAATTAAAAAAACGGAATCCCACTATATAG
- a CDS encoding folylpolyglutamate synthase/dihydrofolate synthase family protein, which translates to MFQRIEQVEAFFSSRANLGIKPGLFRMKKLLKEVGNPQDKIKAIHVAGTNGKGSTIQFIQRALTANGYNVGIFTSPSIYGLPGHILDGDVPIKEQVFLSLFNRLYPAIEILDNKKEMPTEFEILTVIAFMHFHDSKEIAIIETGMGGREDTTNCFLPILSIITNIAKDHTHFLGGTIKEIAYHKAGIIKKDIPAIIGEVPKEAEMVLNQEAKNVQTGVYQLGKDFHYHNIIIDGNHQFFSWNRERQQYNLSIQMQGKHQVQNASLAFMSIYLLKQMNYSIDMNKTMEAFKISKLPGRFEMVNIHPPVILDGAHNIAGIETFIDTVKALYPNKTKHLIFAAFKDKDFSLMLERLETNFSSVTLTSFEHPRAAKAVELYEVTNHKHKFLTENWEDAIKKITYREHIYFITGSLHFISRVREFFRNRES; encoded by the coding sequence ATGTTTCAGAGAATTGAACAAGTGGAGGCCTTTTTTTCTTCTAGAGCAAACTTAGGAATTAAACCTGGTCTTTTCCGAATGAAAAAGCTTCTCAAAGAAGTGGGGAATCCACAAGATAAAATTAAAGCAATACATGTTGCTGGTACAAATGGAAAGGGCTCTACCATTCAGTTTATTCAGCGAGCATTAACTGCCAACGGATACAATGTAGGAATATTTACTTCCCCAAGTATATATGGGTTGCCAGGTCACATTCTTGATGGAGATGTACCTATTAAGGAACAAGTCTTTCTTTCTCTATTTAATAGGTTATACCCTGCCATTGAAATTTTAGATAATAAAAAAGAGATGCCAACCGAATTCGAGATATTGACAGTAATTGCCTTTATGCATTTTCACGACAGCAAAGAAATTGCAATCATTGAGACAGGGATGGGGGGGAGAGAAGATACAACGAACTGTTTTCTCCCAATCCTATCCATTATAACAAACATAGCAAAGGACCATACGCATTTTTTAGGTGGTACTATAAAAGAAATCGCCTATCATAAGGCAGGAATTATAAAAAAGGACATTCCAGCAATTATAGGGGAAGTCCCAAAAGAAGCTGAAATGGTCTTAAATCAAGAAGCGAAGAATGTGCAAACAGGAGTATATCAACTAGGAAAGGATTTTCATTATCATAATATTATAATAGACGGCAATCATCAATTTTTCTCTTGGAACCGGGAAAGGCAGCAGTATAACCTATCCATTCAAATGCAAGGAAAACACCAAGTCCAAAACGCATCACTTGCTTTTATGAGTATATATTTACTTAAACAAATGAACTATTCTATTGACATGAATAAAACGATGGAAGCATTTAAAATATCCAAGCTACCAGGTAGGTTTGAAATGGTCAATATTCACCCACCTGTGATTTTAGACGGCGCACATAATATTGCAGGTATAGAGACTTTTATTGATACGGTTAAAGCATTGTATCCAAATAAGACGAAGCACTTAATATTTGCTGCATTTAAGGATAAAGACTTCTCTTTAATGCTAGAAAGGTTAGAAACCAACTTTTCTTCTGTAACACTTACTTCTTTTGAGCACCCACGGGCAGCTAAAGCCGTAGAACTTTATGAAGTGACGAATCATAAGCATAAATTTCTAACTGAGAATTGGGAGGACGCAATAAAAAAAATAACATATAGAGAGCACATCTATTTTATTACTGGATCACTGCATTTTATATCAAGAGTTAGGGAATTTTTTAGAAATAGAGAAAGTTGA
- a CDS encoding SPOR domain-containing protein: MITVWENGKPVKLKVKETSGKNSSQLFKKEQAAAIQEEDESVPTFARLTTNTNKNMANKIKRKYLKPVVIPIFSALIIGSVLGLIMLKMFVTLDSEPTSGGGDIPISTVEKDKEDQKAQKGSSLVQLEGVQAYVLQAGVFNEEANAVEWKEKYANKKIPTIVWEKNKQFYLFAGIAETEAQANHLRQQLQKNELEVYVKEWQTAGIETDLSNAEHQWLETFQSEWNKSLKLLSTDEKLEIKAWKKIVDAFPKDTEDLSQLNTHIVENLDKLSEDNNKQVQGILLSVWHTYEKTIKKLESK, translated from the coding sequence ATGATAACTGTATGGGAGAACGGTAAACCAGTAAAATTAAAGGTAAAAGAGACAAGCGGTAAGAACTCCAGCCAGTTATTTAAAAAAGAACAAGCAGCTGCTATTCAAGAAGAAGACGAATCTGTACCAACATTCGCTAGATTAACTACGAATACAAATAAAAATATGGCGAACAAAATAAAGCGGAAATATTTAAAACCTGTTGTTATTCCAATTTTTTCTGCACTCATAATAGGCTCTGTTCTAGGACTAATAATGCTAAAAATGTTTGTAACACTGGATAGTGAGCCAACTTCAGGGGGTGGTGACATTCCTATTTCTACAGTAGAAAAAGACAAAGAGGACCAGAAGGCACAAAAAGGTTCATCATTGGTGCAGCTAGAAGGCGTACAGGCATACGTGCTTCAAGCAGGTGTATTTAATGAAGAAGCAAATGCTGTGGAATGGAAAGAAAAGTATGCTAACAAAAAGATACCTACTATAGTGTGGGAGAAAAATAAGCAATTTTATTTATTTGCAGGAATAGCTGAAACAGAAGCACAAGCTAACCATTTACGTCAGCAATTACAAAAAAACGAGTTAGAAGTATATGTAAAGGAATGGCAGACGGCAGGCATTGAAACTGATTTATCCAATGCAGAGCATCAATGGTTGGAAACTTTTCAGAGCGAATGGAATAAATCTTTAAAATTATTATCCACAGATGAAAAGCTTGAAATAAAAGCATGGAAAAAAATAGTTGATGCTTTTCCGAAAGATACAGAGGATTTATCTCAGTTGAATACACATATAGTAGAGAATTTAGACAAGTTAAGTGAAGACAATAACAAACAGGTACAAGGAATTTTATTATCTGTATGGCATACGTATGAAAAAACGATAAAAAAATTAGAATCAAAATAA
- the mreC gene encoding rod shape-determining protein MreC — protein MAFFRNKKLFIILIGVIVLVALIGFSLKERSNLTTAEQFVNDTVGWAQHIIYAPVEFVSDIFTNIDDFRDTYKENQILKEKLSQYKGLIYEVQEIKEENKELRNLLDLKESESLRDYEPIQATVMSRSPERWIEQVTINKGKQDGVKANMAVITADGMVGKVQTPSQFTSTVKLLTGFDQFNRISATISREKDEGKDIVGMIEGFDEESNSLLFRIIEKSDKDVKEGELVFSSGMGGVFPAGLPIGTVKETAPDKYGLTKTALIEPAADMYEINQVMVVDRSIATDEKTEDKEEE, from the coding sequence ATGGCATTTTTTCGTAACAAGAAATTATTCATCATCCTAATAGGGGTGATCGTCCTGGTTGCATTAATTGGTTTCTCGCTGAAAGAGAGAAGCAACCTGACTACAGCTGAGCAATTTGTGAATGATACTGTGGGATGGGCGCAGCATATCATTTATGCTCCAGTTGAATTTGTTTCAGATATATTTACAAATATTGACGACTTTAGGGATACTTATAAAGAAAATCAAATCCTTAAAGAGAAGTTATCTCAGTATAAGGGCCTTATTTATGAAGTGCAGGAAATAAAGGAAGAAAATAAAGAACTGAGAAATTTACTTGACTTAAAAGAATCAGAGTCCTTACGTGATTATGAACCGATTCAGGCAACCGTCATGTCACGGTCTCCGGAGAGATGGATTGAGCAGGTAACTATTAACAAGGGAAAACAAGATGGGGTCAAGGCTAATATGGCTGTAATTACGGCAGATGGAATGGTAGGAAAGGTCCAGACACCGTCTCAATTTACCTCAACAGTTAAATTGTTAACAGGCTTTGATCAATTTAATCGAATATCTGCTACAATCTCTAGAGAGAAGGATGAAGGTAAGGATATTGTTGGAATGATTGAAGGCTTTGATGAAGAAAGCAATTCACTATTATTTCGAATTATTGAAAAGTCAGATAAGGATGTGAAAGAGGGGGAGTTAGTGTTCTCCTCTGGTATGGGTGGTGTTTTTCCGGCTGGACTACCAATTGGTACTGTAAAGGAAACAGCCCCAGATAAGTATGGATTAACAAAAACAGCCTTAATTGAACCAGCCGCTGATATGTATGAAATTAATCAAGTAATGGTGGTGGACCGTTCCATAGCAACCGACGAGAAGACGGAAGATAAGGAGGAGGAATAA
- a CDS encoding rod shape-determining protein, whose amino-acid sequence MGFFNFSQDLGIDLGTANTLVFVKGKGVVVSEPSVVAKNNQTGDIEAVGSSARNMIGRTPGNITVVRPMRDGVIADYDTTAAMMKYYIKKAMKNRSMFAKKPNVMVCVPSGITMVEERAVIDATKQAGAKDAFPISEPFAAAIGAGLPVWEPTGSMIVDIGGGTTEVAVISLGGVVTSKSIRTAGDDMDEAIMNYIRKNYNLMIGERSAESVKLDIGVAGEVKEDIEMDIRGRDLLTGLPKTITITASEIAGSLNDTVEAIVEAVKNTLEETPPELAADIMDRGIVLSGGGSLLKNIDKVISDETKMPVFVTDDPLESVAIGTGKSLEYIQHFRSHPNVSAHPITK is encoded by the coding sequence TTGGGATTTTTTAATTTTTCACAGGATTTGGGAATTGACTTAGGTACTGCTAACACGCTGGTTTTTGTCAAAGGAAAAGGTGTGGTGGTTTCCGAGCCTTCCGTGGTAGCTAAAAATAATCAAACTGGTGATATTGAAGCAGTGGGGAGTTCTGCACGTAATATGATTGGTAGAACACCTGGTAACATAACAGTCGTAAGGCCTATGAGAGATGGCGTTATTGCTGACTATGATACAACTGCTGCAATGATGAAATATTATATTAAGAAAGCAATGAAAAATCGTTCTATGTTTGCGAAAAAGCCAAATGTAATGGTATGTGTGCCATCTGGAATTACGATGGTAGAAGAACGAGCAGTAATTGATGCAACAAAACAAGCTGGCGCTAAAGATGCGTTTCCTATTTCTGAGCCATTTGCAGCTGCCATTGGTGCAGGTTTACCAGTATGGGAGCCTACTGGAAGTATGATTGTAGACATCGGCGGAGGTACGACAGAGGTTGCGGTTATTTCACTGGGGGGTGTTGTAACAAGTAAATCGATTCGTACAGCTGGAGATGACATGGATGAAGCAATAATGAACTATATTCGTAAAAATTATAATTTAATGATTGGAGAAAGATCTGCGGAATCGGTGAAGCTTGATATTGGTGTAGCTGGTGAAGTAAAAGAAGATATTGAAATGGATATCCGCGGTCGTGATTTATTAACCGGCTTACCTAAAACTATAACAATTACCGCTAGTGAAATAGCAGGTTCTCTAAACGATACGGTAGAGGCGATCGTTGAAGCGGTTAAAAATACGTTGGAGGAAACTCCGCCTGAATTAGCAGCTGATATTATGGATCGGGGTATCGTTTTATCCGGTGGGGGTTCCTTGTTGAAAAATATCGATAAAGTAATTAGTGATGAGACAAAAATGCCGGTTTTTGTAACCGATGATCCACTTGAGAGTGTGGCAATCGGTACTGGTAAATCTTTGGAATACATTCAACATTTCCGTTCCCATCCGAATGTATCCGCTCATCCTATAACTAAGTAA
- the radC gene encoding DNA repair protein RadC: MEPLMIKDVPKNDRPRERLMNHGANHLSNQELLAILLGSGTKEESVMALANRVLMHFEGLKLLNDATIEELTAIKGIGKAKGVLILSAIELGKRMSRYKPLERYVIRSPEDGADYVMEEMRSLHQEHFVVLFLNTKNQIIHRQTIFIGSLNASIVHPREVYREAVKRSAASIIVAHNHPSGDPTPSQEDIQVTRRLTESGKMIGIELLDHLIIGDRKFVSLKEKGYL; encoded by the coding sequence ATGGAACCATTAATGATTAAAGATGTTCCTAAGAACGACAGACCAAGGGAAAGATTAATGAACCATGGGGCGAATCATTTATCTAACCAGGAGTTACTGGCCATTTTACTCGGAAGCGGGACGAAAGAAGAGTCAGTGATGGCGCTCGCTAACCGTGTACTTATGCACTTTGAAGGTTTGAAATTATTAAATGACGCAACCATCGAGGAATTAACAGCAATTAAAGGAATAGGTAAGGCAAAAGGAGTTCTCATATTATCTGCTATCGAACTTGGAAAAAGAATGAGCCGCTATAAGCCACTGGAAAGATACGTCATTCGCTCCCCGGAGGATGGAGCAGATTACGTAATGGAAGAAATGAGAAGCCTTCATCAAGAGCATTTTGTAGTTTTGTTTCTTAACACGAAAAATCAAATTATCCACAGACAAACCATCTTCATAGGCAGCCTTAATGCTTCGATTGTACATCCACGAGAAGTATATCGTGAAGCTGTAAAACGTTCCGCTGCTTCAATTATTGTAGCACATAACCATCCATCCGGGGACCCAACTCCATCACAGGAAGATATCCAGGTAACCAGAAGATTGACTGAATCAGGAAAAATGATTGGTATTGAATTATTGGATCACCTTATCATTGGAGATAGGAAATTTGTTTCCTTAAAAGAAAAAGGCTATTTATAA
- a CDS encoding RimK family alpha-L-glutamate ligase translates to MNLHGWIIYNGSLSGNKFLDYAEWIQQAAYARGSETTIYKNNELNPYLVPGESGLLKKPSEKIADYVVFADKDIYLAKQLELMGLRVFNSSQAIEVSDDKIATYQCLAQTGLPIPKTIVYPKVFITAQPDENVINNAIKSLGFPMVVKEAFGSFGEQVYLVHTSEELWDKVNELLGKAFVFQEFISSSYGRDMRLQVVGNEVVAAMKRASTNDFRANVSAGGTMEAYTPSKIEREMAVQATKSIGADFAGIDLLYGEDGSPLICEINSNAHIRNMYDCTGINVADFIMDYILNKSIQE, encoded by the coding sequence ATGAATTTACATGGATGGATCATATATAATGGAAGTTTATCAGGAAATAAGTTTCTTGATTATGCTGAGTGGATCCAGCAAGCCGCTTATGCAAGAGGAAGTGAAACAACTATTTACAAAAATAATGAACTTAACCCCTACCTTGTTCCAGGAGAGTCAGGGCTACTTAAAAAACCAAGTGAGAAAATAGCTGATTACGTCGTTTTTGCTGACAAGGATATATACTTGGCAAAACAACTTGAATTAATGGGATTGCGCGTATTTAATTCTTCTCAAGCAATTGAAGTTAGTGATGACAAAATTGCCACATATCAGTGCTTAGCGCAAACAGGATTACCAATACCGAAAACAATCGTATATCCGAAAGTTTTTATTACAGCCCAACCAGATGAGAATGTAATTAACAATGCTATAAAATCACTCGGTTTTCCAATGGTAGTAAAAGAGGCTTTTGGCTCTTTTGGTGAACAAGTATATTTAGTTCACACTAGCGAGGAGCTATGGGACAAAGTGAATGAATTACTGGGAAAAGCATTTGTCTTTCAAGAATTTATTTCATCAAGTTATGGAAGAGATATGCGGCTTCAAGTAGTCGGCAATGAAGTAGTTGCAGCAATGAAACGAGCGTCAACAAACGATTTTAGAGCAAATGTTTCTGCTGGAGGCACAATGGAAGCATACACCCCATCAAAAATAGAACGTGAGATGGCTGTACAAGCAACAAAGTCAATTGGAGCAGATTTTGCAGGAATTGACTTATTGTATGGGGAAGATGGAAGCCCATTAATTTGTGAAATTAACTCCAATGCACATATAAGAAATATGTATGACTGTACTGGTATAAATGTAGCAGATTTTATAATGGATTATATATTAAATAAGTCAATTCAAGAATGA
- a CDS encoding valine--tRNA ligase, with the protein MSEKQQNSLPTKYNPQEVEKDRYQFWLKGKFFEATGDKDKEPFTIVIPPPNVTGRLHLGHAWDTTMQDTISRMKRMQGYDVLWLPGMDHAGIATQAKVEAKLKEQGTSRYDLGREKFLETAWEWKEEYADFIRSQWEKLGLGLDYSRERFTLDEGLSEAVKEVFVKLYEKGLIYRGEYIINWDPKTKTALSDIEVIYEEVQGKFYHLRYPIKDSDETIEIATTRPETMLGDTAVAVHPKDERYQHLIGKKVVLPIVGREIEIVADEYVDREFGSGAVKITPAHDPNDFEIGNRHNLERVLVMNEDGTMNENAGSYKGLDRFDCRKKIVQDLQAQGVLFDIEDHTHQVGHSERSGAVVEPYLSTQWFVKMQPLSDAAIDLQNTEDKVNFVPDRFEKTYLNWMDNIRDWCISRQLWWGHRIPAWYHKETGEIYVGKESPQDIEKWVQDEDVLDTWFSSALWPFSTMGWPDIEAKDFKRFFPTDVLVTGYDIIFFWVARMIFQSKEFTDQKPFKDVLIHGLIRDADGRKMSKSLGNGVDPMDVIEKYGADSLRYFLLTGSTPGQDLRFHWEKVEATWNFANKIWNASRFSLMNMEDFSYEDIDLSGEKTIADKWILTRLNETIEHVTKNTNKYEFGEAGRYLYNFIWDDLCDWYIEMAKLPLYGEDEIKKNTTRSVLAYVLDQTMRMLHPYMPFITEEIWQKLPHKGASITVANWPKVRDEFHDEEASKIMKLLVSIIKSVRNIRAEVDTPMSKQINLIIQAESQSVMDALESNREYLQRFCNPSELVIATSVDAPEKAMSAVITGAELYLPLEGLIDFDKEIARLEKELAKWTKEVERVQKKLSNKGFVSKAPEAVVEEEKQKEKDYLEKQAKVTARLNELRG; encoded by the coding sequence ATGAGTGAAAAACAACAAAATTCTCTACCTACAAAGTATAACCCTCAGGAAGTTGAAAAAGATCGCTATCAGTTTTGGCTTAAAGGTAAGTTTTTTGAGGCTACTGGAGATAAAGATAAAGAGCCATTTACAATCGTTATTCCACCTCCAAATGTAACAGGGAGATTACATTTGGGGCATGCTTGGGATACAACTATGCAGGACACCATTTCAAGGATGAAGCGTATGCAAGGCTATGATGTGCTATGGTTACCAGGAATGGACCACGCAGGGATCGCTACCCAAGCCAAAGTAGAAGCAAAGTTGAAAGAGCAAGGTACAAGTCGTTATGATTTAGGAAGGGAAAAATTTCTTGAAACCGCTTGGGAATGGAAGGAAGAATATGCTGATTTTATTCGTTCCCAGTGGGAAAAACTGGGGCTTGGCTTAGACTATTCAAGAGAGCGATTTACTTTAGATGAAGGATTGTCAGAAGCAGTAAAGGAAGTATTTGTTAAACTGTATGAAAAAGGGTTAATTTATCGTGGGGAATATATAATTAACTGGGATCCCAAAACAAAAACTGCTTTATCTGATATTGAGGTAATTTATGAGGAAGTTCAAGGAAAGTTCTATCATTTACGATACCCAATTAAAGATAGCGATGAAACAATTGAGATAGCCACTACTCGTCCAGAAACAATGCTGGGAGACACGGCAGTGGCAGTACATCCAAAAGACGAACGTTATCAGCATTTAATTGGCAAAAAGGTTGTATTGCCTATTGTTGGTCGTGAAATTGAAATAGTGGCTGATGAATATGTAGATAGGGAATTTGGGTCTGGAGCTGTTAAGATTACCCCTGCACATGATCCAAATGACTTTGAGATTGGAAACAGACATAATCTGGAACGTGTTTTGGTAATGAATGAGGATGGCACCATGAATGAAAACGCCGGTAGCTATAAAGGTCTTGATCGATTTGATTGTCGTAAAAAGATCGTCCAAGATCTACAAGCACAAGGAGTCCTATTTGATATAGAAGATCATACACATCAAGTTGGTCATTCAGAGCGTAGTGGTGCTGTCGTAGAACCTTATTTATCCACCCAATGGTTTGTAAAGATGCAACCATTGTCAGATGCCGCTATTGACCTGCAGAATACCGAAGATAAAGTAAACTTCGTGCCTGATCGATTCGAAAAAACATATTTGAACTGGATGGACAACATACGAGATTGGTGTATTTCGCGCCAACTATGGTGGGGCCACCGTATTCCTGCTTGGTACCATAAGGAAACAGGTGAAATATATGTTGGTAAAGAATCTCCCCAAGATATTGAGAAATGGGTACAGGATGAGGATGTTTTGGATACATGGTTCTCCTCTGCACTTTGGCCGTTCTCTACGATGGGATGGCCAGATATAGAGGCAAAAGATTTTAAACGCTTTTTCCCAACAGATGTATTAGTGACAGGCTATGATATTATATTTTTCTGGGTAGCTCGTATGATTTTTCAATCCAAGGAATTTACAGATCAAAAGCCATTTAAAGATGTTTTAATTCACGGTTTAATTAGAGATGCAGATGGAAGGAAAATGAGTAAGTCTCTTGGAAATGGAGTCGATCCTATGGATGTTATCGAGAAATATGGAGCAGACTCGCTTCGGTATTTCTTATTAACTGGGTCTACCCCAGGGCAGGATCTTCGTTTTCATTGGGAAAAAGTGGAGGCGACATGGAACTTTGCGAATAAAATTTGGAATGCTTCTCGCTTTTCATTAATGAATATGGAAGACTTCAGCTATGAAGATATTGATCTGTCAGGTGAAAAAACTATCGCTGATAAGTGGATATTAACTCGTTTAAATGAGACTATCGAGCATGTAACAAAGAACACGAATAAATATGAATTTGGAGAAGCTGGTCGGTATTTATATAATTTCATTTGGGACGATCTATGTGATTGGTACATTGAAATGGCAAAGTTACCATTATATGGTGAAGATGAAATTAAGAAGAATACAACAAGATCTGTGCTTGCTTATGTGCTAGATCAAACAATGCGCATGCTTCATCCATACATGCCATTTATCACAGAGGAAATTTGGCAGAAGTTACCACATAAAGGCGCATCTATTACTGTAGCAAATTGGCCTAAGGTGAGAGATGAATTTCACGATGAAGAAGCATCGAAAATAATGAAACTGCTCGTATCAATTATAAAATCAGTGAGAAATATACGAGCAGAAGTGGACACACCGATGTCTAAACAAATTAATTTAATTATCCAAGCAGAAAGCCAGTCGGTTATGGATGCTCTGGAAAGCAATCGGGAATATTTACAACGCTTTTGCAATCCAAGTGAGTTAGTGATAGCCACAAGTGTGGATGCACCTGAAAAAGCAATGTCTGCAGTAATCACAGGTGCCGAATTGTATTTGCCATTAGAAGGATTAATTGACTTTGATAAAGAAATAGCGAGACTAGAAAAAGAATTGGCTAAGTGGACAAAAGAGGTAGAGCGTGTGCAAAAGAAACTTTCTAATAAAGGATTTGTAAGCAAGGCACCTGAAGCGGTAGTAGAAGAAGAGAAGCAAAAAGAAAAGGATTATCTTGAGAAGCAGGCGAAGGTTACTGCTAGATTGAATGAATTAAGAGGATAA
- the minC gene encoding septum site-determining protein MinC, whose translation MLDKKQLITIKGTRDGLTLFIDEACSYDLVVNELNATIAESSPKENEPVVSVKVQLGNRFITEQQKQEITDIITKDHRFIVESIESSVIRREEALRWQENSEVQAVSRIIRSGQILEVTGDLLLIGDVNPGGKVVATGNIYIMGNLHGIAHAGSNGDRLAFIAASFMKPNQLRIADYISRAPDYEADGVYMECGLIDEEQDKIVIDRLQVLSHKRQVLSGFERRMQNG comes from the coding sequence ATGCTTGATAAGAAGCAGTTAATCACGATCAAAGGGACTAGAGATGGGTTGACATTGTTCATAGATGAAGCTTGTTCATATGATCTTGTAGTCAATGAACTAAATGCAACAATTGCGGAAAGTAGTCCTAAAGAAAATGAACCTGTTGTATCTGTAAAGGTCCAATTGGGAAACCGATTTATAACAGAACAGCAGAAACAGGAAATAACAGATATTATAACAAAAGACCATCGTTTTATCGTTGAATCTATTGAATCATCCGTGATCCGCAGAGAAGAAGCATTAAGATGGCAAGAGAATAGTGAGGTACAAGCTGTCAGCCGAATTATTCGCTCAGGGCAAATTCTTGAAGTGACTGGGGATCTACTATTAATTGGAGATGTTAATCCTGGTGGCAAAGTAGTAGCTACAGGAAATATTTACATAATGGGTAATTTACATGGCATTGCTCATGCAGGTTCCAATGGAGATAGACTGGCTTTTATTGCAGCCTCTTTTATGAAACCGAATCAACTAAGAATTGCTGATTATATAAGCCGTGCACCGGATTACGAAGCAGATGGTGTTTATATGGAATGTGGTCTTATTGATGAAGAACAGGATAAAATAGTAATTGATCGACTGCAGGTTCTTTCGCATAAACGACAAGTATTAAGCGGGTTTGAGAGGAGAATGCAAAATGGGTGA
- the mreD gene encoding rod shape-determining protein MreD, which translates to MKRLFLPFFLFLFLVSEGVALELLPSSLITGNLLIVPHWVFIFLILIAIFYDKEDTYYSVLYGFIFGLLIDIVYTGVLGVYMFSYALVIYVIHGFKKMLHGNIFVSILLGIIGLSLADIAINIIYTVAGIASMVWKDYLLYRLLPTLLSNLVFLLFLYPIFVKRLTRWGRDQLFSNNSL; encoded by the coding sequence ATGAAACGTTTATTTTTACCTTTTTTTCTCTTTTTATTTCTTGTTTCGGAGGGTGTCGCGTTGGAACTCCTACCCTCAAGTTTAATTACTGGAAATCTATTAATTGTTCCACATTGGGTGTTCATATTCTTGATCCTCATCGCTATTTTTTACGATAAGGAAGATACATATTATTCAGTATTATATGGGTTTATTTTCGGATTACTGATTGATATTGTGTATACAGGAGTACTTGGAGTGTATATGTTTTCTTATGCGCTTGTTATATATGTAATACATGGGTTCAAAAAAATGTTACATGGGAATATCTTTGTGAGCATCCTTTTAGGAATAATTGGGTTATCTTTAGCAGATATTGCTATAAATATTATTTATACAGTTGCTGGTATAGCGAGCATGGTCTGGAAGGATTACTTATTATACCGTTTACTACCTACGTTACTATCGAATCTGGTGTTTCTACTGTTTCTATATCCGATCTTTGTTAAACGCCTTACAAGATGGGGAAGAGATCAGCTATTCAGTAACAATTCGCTATAA